The Algoriphagus sp. TR-M9 genome has a window encoding:
- a CDS encoding carbohydrate kinase family protein — translation MSNKVVIFGEMLWDCLPSCPVPGGAPMNVMLNLTQLGLNAQLISAVGDDEDGENLLQFLKDFPASVELIQVHHNQPTSKVLVDTSDKENMKYTIVSPVAWDFISFNDRLEQATQSAEAFVFGTLSVRNQPSLETLLRLLQHQTLRIFDANLRPPFYNFQVIKKLLHLTDILKINEDELELFAAYFSTDPNPKSLCGHLDKHFPLTIICITMGAKGAAIYQNGQFTHHSGYRVEVEDSIGAGDAFLSGFIYSYLAGKDHEATLDFACKIGALVASRKGGTVSYTLDEIQKIGT, via the coding sequence ATGAGCAACAAAGTAGTGATCTTCGGTGAAATGCTCTGGGACTGCCTCCCATCTTGCCCAGTGCCCGGTGGAGCCCCTATGAACGTAATGCTTAATCTGACTCAGCTAGGTTTAAATGCCCAGCTGATTTCTGCTGTGGGAGATGATGAAGATGGAGAAAATTTACTGCAATTCTTGAAGGATTTCCCAGCTTCTGTAGAGCTAATCCAGGTGCATCATAACCAACCCACTTCCAAAGTATTGGTGGATACCTCGGATAAGGAAAACATGAAATATACCATTGTATCCCCAGTGGCATGGGATTTTATCTCCTTTAATGATAGGCTAGAGCAGGCTACACAAAGCGCTGAAGCCTTTGTTTTTGGTACCTTAAGTGTAAGAAATCAGCCGAGTCTGGAGACTTTACTGCGCCTACTCCAGCATCAAACCCTTCGGATATTTGATGCAAATCTACGACCTCCATTCTACAATTTTCAGGTGATCAAAAAGCTTCTGCATTTGACTGATATTTTGAAAATCAATGAGGATGAGCTGGAGCTATTCGCTGCATACTTCAGTACTGACCCCAATCCTAAAAGCCTGTGCGGACATCTGGATAAGCACTTCCCCCTAACTATCATCTGCATCACCATGGGGGCCAAAGGAGCTGCCATTTACCAAAACGGTCAGTTTACTCATCATTCAGGCTATCGTGTGGAAGTCGAAGACAGCATAGGGGCCGGAGATGCTTTTCTCAGTGGTTTTATTTATTCCTATTTGGCAGGTAAAGACCATGAAGCAACGCTTGATTTTGCTTGTAAAATTGGGGCTTTGGTAGCTTCCCGAAAAGGTGGAACTGTGAGCTATACGCTGGATGAAATCCAAAAAATAGGTACTTAA
- a CDS encoding sugar porter family MFS transporter, which yields MSSKTYAFFISLTAALGGFLFGFDTAVISGAERAIQEVWALSDWMHGLAIASAFYGTVIGALVGGIPADRFGRQKSLLWIGLFYLISAIGSGLAWDVTSFTLFRFIGGLGVGASSVVAPMYISEIAPAKNRGLLVALYQFNIVFGIVIAYLSNYLIGTAEIAQEWRWMLAVEGIPALIYSILIFRIPESPRWLIGKKNNEAEARAILARTDPDGVDEAIRLAIAEEKKITQAGSFKAIFAKRFLPTTLMAIMFAFFNQLSGINAIIYFAPRVFEMAGISTENALISTIGIGVVNLLATFLGLYLIDRIGRKKLMYIGSVGYIISLSLMAYNFLGTGIPSSWLPFFVFAFITSHAIGQGSVIWVFISEMFPNELRAYGQSIGSFTHWILAAIIANVFPFFVNQFGPGYIFSFFAVMMVWQLLWVRYRMPETKGRSLEEIHQNIH from the coding sequence ATGTCTTCCAAAACCTACGCCTTTTTCATTTCGCTTACAGCCGCATTGGGCGGCTTTTTATTTGGGTTTGATACAGCGGTAATTTCGGGCGCTGAGCGGGCTATTCAGGAAGTTTGGGCACTTAGCGACTGGATGCACGGATTGGCTATAGCTTCCGCTTTTTACGGTACAGTGATCGGAGCTTTAGTAGGTGGTATTCCTGCGGACAGATTCGGAAGGCAGAAAAGTTTACTCTGGATCGGGCTTTTCTACTTGATTTCTGCTATTGGATCGGGTTTGGCCTGGGATGTTACCTCATTTACTCTCTTTCGGTTTATCGGAGGCCTGGGCGTAGGTGCATCATCGGTAGTTGCCCCTATGTACATCTCAGAGATAGCTCCAGCTAAAAACCGCGGCTTGTTAGTTGCGCTTTATCAATTCAATATAGTCTTTGGCATAGTCATCGCCTACCTGTCCAACTATCTGATAGGAACCGCAGAAATAGCCCAGGAATGGAGGTGGATGCTGGCTGTAGAGGGTATTCCTGCATTGATCTACAGTATTTTGATATTTAGAATTCCGGAAAGTCCAAGATGGCTCATCGGAAAGAAAAATAATGAAGCAGAGGCTAGAGCTATTTTGGCACGCACCGATCCCGATGGAGTGGATGAGGCCATTCGACTGGCCATAGCAGAAGAAAAAAAGATCACGCAAGCCGGAAGTTTTAAAGCTATTTTCGCAAAGCGATTTCTCCCTACCACGCTTATGGCCATTATGTTTGCCTTTTTCAACCAGCTTTCCGGGATCAACGCCATTATTTACTTTGCTCCCAGGGTATTTGAAATGGCAGGAATTTCCACTGAAAACGCGCTGATTTCTACAATTGGGATTGGCGTGGTTAATCTTCTCGCCACCTTCCTCGGACTATACCTGATTGACCGCATTGGAAGGAAGAAACTCATGTACATTGGTTCAGTGGGCTATATTATCTCGCTTTCATTGATGGCATATAACTTCTTGGGTACTGGTATTCCTTCCTCTTGGCTACCCTTTTTCGTATTTGCATTTATCACTTCGCATGCTATCGGGCAAGGTTCGGTGATCTGGGTATTTATATCCGAAATGTTCCCCAACGAACTCCGTGCCTACGGTCAGTCTATCGGATCTTTCACGCACTGGATTTTGGCGGCCATCATCGCGAATGTGTTTCCATTCTTTGTCAACCAATTCGGACCTGGGTATATCTTTTCGTTTTTCGCCGTTATGATGGTCTGGCAGCTGCTATGGGTTCGCTATCGCATGCCAGAAACTAAAGGAAGATCCCTGGAAGAAATCCACCAAAACATTCATTAA
- the arfB gene encoding alternative ribosome rescue aminoacyl-tRNA hydrolase ArfB — MFGILQEHSVSISPMQKSIFQRISDQEFLHELQFQSSKSSGPGGQHVNKVETKIQLSFDVDNSAILTDSEKDLLRQKLGNRITDAGILQIQVQEKRSQLQNKQLAILKFEEMLRKAFAKRKPRKATKPSKGAIERRLKAKKNQSEKKANRSWKRD; from the coding sequence ATGTTTGGTATCTTGCAGGAACATTCAGTCTCCATCAGCCCCATGCAAAAATCAATCTTCCAGCGGATCAGTGATCAGGAGTTTCTCCATGAGTTGCAATTTCAGAGTTCCAAAAGCAGTGGTCCTGGGGGACAGCATGTGAATAAAGTAGAGACTAAAATCCAGCTCAGTTTCGATGTAGATAACTCTGCTATTCTCACGGATTCTGAAAAAGACCTGCTCCGGCAAAAACTGGGAAATAGAATTACGGATGCCGGGATTTTACAAATTCAAGTGCAGGAAAAACGCTCCCAATTGCAGAATAAGCAATTGGCCATATTGAAGTTTGAAGAGATGCTGCGCAAAGCCTTCGCCAAAAGAAAACCCAGAAAAGCTACCAAACCCAGCAAAGGAGCAATCGAAAGAAGGTTAAAGGCGAAAAAGAATCAAAGTGAGAAAAAGGCCAATCGAAGTTGGAAAAGGGATTAA